A window of Misgurnus anguillicaudatus chromosome 3, ASM2758022v2, whole genome shotgun sequence genomic DNA:
GCTCCAAGCATATCTGGAGAACAACACACGACAGGATGATAACCCTAAAGTGTCGTCTTAGATAGCACCAGCTGACAAAGCTTTGATATGCCATTTATCTGAATAGATACACAGCAAAATGACCAGTGTTAATTCAACTCTGATAGAGTTAAAATCAACTCTAAATGagtgtacatattgtcccaataTTTAcagagttaatttaacactctCTAAAGTGTTTCTTGTTTAACACTAGCACAGAGTTACAGCAACACTGTACAGAGCTGAAAAACAACACTGGCTGACACCACAAAGAGTTATTTTTCTTCAACACTAGAGTAAAGTGTGACAATTTAACACTAATGAGATCTACTTTAACTCCAGACATTTTTAACACTAGTGTACTGAGTTGACCCTAAAAACACTAACTAGTGTTGATATTCACTGCGGAGAGTTAAATGTCAATCCCTTGGGTGTACATTTTGTACACTTTGCAGAGTTACAGCAATAACACAAACCCTGCATCCAAATAATCTAGGGGTTTAAATTGATCTTTATCCTAACTAATACAGTctttacaatttattttaaaaaaattaaaccacttgcacaatgttttaaaaattaaagtgcAAAAGAAACAGTTGCTTAtgaaaacacagacatttattAACATTCATTGACACACTTAATACAGTAACACATGCAACAATaagtgcagttttaaaataagtgACAGGTTGGCACAATATTTTTACCAAAGTTTTAGTgagattttaaaaactttttactgaccgtttaaaaaaaattgtgttttgcCTCAAATCAAATGTAAAAGAGGATCAATTTTACAAATACACCTGGGGTAGTGCATCATAAAATGCTGTTTAGGTAACAGACTCTTATCAGGGAACAGagatttaaataaagtgtggtaataaaaaatcaaatgttagtATGTCATTGCCAAGTTGTCCCCTGTTACCTGTACTACAAATCATCTTTCTTAAAACCTGAATATGTGCCAAACACAGAAGAACATTCAAATTCTGCACATCATAACCGCAAACGCTTTCCAGGGTTAAGTCCATGTAGAAACTTTAGATGACGACAAAGAAGAGAAGAACTCTGATGATGCGTTTTACAGATAAAACAGGCAAACATGCTTTGACCATACCTTCACAGGAAAATCAATTATTTTCACTTAGAAACCTTGCCCGCAACTCTCTGACTCTTGGCCTTTCTTTGGAACTTCCAGCATCAATGTTGTAAATGGCAGTTTGGATGAAAATGTAGAAGCTTGACAGACTTTCACTGTATGATGTGCTAAACACAAAGTGTGCTTTAAAAAGTTCATCAAAAGCCCCCACCGATGTCTGAGCCTTGCACGGAATTGCTTTCATGTCCACGACAAGGAAGAACCTCTGAATGCTCTTCTTATTTTCTCCTATGCATAACAGGAAAGGTTGTGCGGATCCAAACTTCTCCAGAAAAGCTGGAATGCTGGTTCCCATCTGGAAATCCAAGTAAAccaagttaaaggattagtccattttcttaaaagaaaaatccagataatttactcaccaccatgtcatccaaaatgtttatgtctttctttgttcggtcgggaggaaattgtgttttttggggagagcattgcaggatttttctcgttttgatggactttaatggagccCAGGATTTGATACTTGATTCAGCACTTGGCAGTTTTTTTCGGCGGAGTTtaaaaggactataaacgatcccaaacgaggcataagggtcttatctagcaaaacgattgtcattttttacaataaaaataacaaatatacatatttaaagcacaacttctcgtctagatccggtcgtgatgcgtcagcgtgacccgacgcaatatgtcatcacgtcaagaggtcacagaggacgaacgcgaaactccgccccagtgtttacaagtgttgagaaagaggaccgttcctacgttgttgtatgtcaactgatactatttaatgtctttgtgtcagtttattgtttacaatggtccgcaaatgtgcgttttatatatgtaacccTTGACCTCCCTaagtcactacgcatttacgttagatcgcgctggaccggacctagacaaaaagttgtggtttaaaagagcatattttttatttttcttgtgaaaaatgacaatcgtttcgctagataagacccttatgcctcgtttgggatcgtttatagtcctttgaaactctgttaaaaaaaaaattgttatgtgttgagttaagtgttaagtgttggtgtacattaaagtccattaaaatgagaaaaatcctgcaatgttttcctcataaaacataatttcttctcgactgaacaaagaaaaacatcaacattttggatgacatggtggtgggtGAATTGTCTGAATTTTTCTTTTGGGAAAATGGAATAATCCTTTAAGGAAAGTGAATCTTATAAAAAGGTTGTGCAAGTGGCATCTTTTTCTAGCCAATACATGAAAACATACCTTAAGAAATCTCACTAGATGGTCACCTGCTTGAAGGGGGCTAATTTTTGCTGCCTTTTTGTGGCCTTTTGGCGTTGGGGGTAGGAGATAGAGAAGTAACAGTAAGGCCGAGATGTCGCTGTCCCAACCAGTCGAGTCTGCAGGTAAAAGTAAACATGTTTCCAAACCAAATGTTATTTTACCATGTTAACTGAATTCttttacatttatgaatttggttgacacttttatccaaaagtgacactgcattacaaagtatacatCTTAATCGGTTTAAGTGTTACCTAGGTtttaacccatgaccttttgcactacTAAGGCAATGCTCTACCACGATGCTATACAGGAGCCCAGGTTttcacacactaattttgtacttaataataaataatattattataaataattattataaaaaataataataaaaattcttctttagtacttcttaagttAATATTAAAAACATCTAAGTGTAGTTATGTATGCTATTTTGaaacaccatgaatatgaactaaaatgtgctaaaaaatatttaaaaaaaatagtttaggTACTACTTGTATTTAACTTGAACCTACCGTTGTATAAAATTTGGGTttaagtttactacaagtggtaacgaagtgcattttttaatacaatgatagtatgttaaaacaacatttaGTTCAAAGTCATGGtttctcaaaatagcacaaagtagtggtgcacgatatatcggccgatgttATATCAGCGGCCATTATATTGTGCACCACTACTTAtggtcatttttttacacatcgGCATCGTTCCGATGTCAAAATAGGGCCGATGTGAACAGGCCGATAATCATTCCTGTGTATTTGACGTGTGTAGGAGATGTGAGTGTGGGGGTgaggatgtttgtttttgcacgGGCGCATACGTTACACGTGTGCTGAAGCAGGTTGTGTCGTCTTCCTGGTCGTTCTTCAAAGTGTCTGAAGAAGATCCTCGCTACGCTGTAtgacaggggtgtccaatacgtcgatcacgatcgcaaaggcaatgccagtagatcgcacataagttaactgtgtatcctcatgctgctccatgcctccaAGAGTAATTGTGAAAAACGTAAGTCTTTTTGCGTTGCTGTGCCtttcatctcaaatgtgtttttataaattttatgcctgcccgctgcagctcAGTTGTGTAAACTTCGGAAATTTACCAGGATGCAATCGCATCGCATTCTTGCAGGCACTGATCCACGCGCCCAGGGTGTGcacgcgcgagagagagagagcggcaGCGTTGTGCTGATTTATATGCTTCTAATACTATTGTCATTTTCTTTCTAGTTTGTTTTACTAAAACatatctccgctattttaaacagtactcgacatgaactccaggatttttttaatggtgacatccctaaatccaatgtagagatatatgcagtatagtccaggcatttaaagtgttttttagcATGTAGATCTTGTctgctttatcattttaaaagtagatcaccacacaaaaaagtctggacacccctgctgcTGTATGCAATGAGAGTGAGGGCCGTGTGATGCGAGGGGGAGTTTGGGCAAAATTGTTCTATACAACAATTTTAATCAATCACTTAAAAAATAAGCATCCCGAAGCTTACAAAGAATATGGGAAATCAGCTAATTGATGACATTTTGCACGTGGGTAAAGGTGCCCAATCAGTCATTTCTGAAAATAAAttgcaaaagtaaaaaaaagtgttttggaAAATAGCTCTTTATTTCATtatcataaaaatgtgttttctatattGGCATCGGCCATAACAGACAAGAgtcatatcggttatcggtatcggccaaaatgttcacatcggtgcatcactacgaataagtacacttagatgtttTAAAGATTATCTTAAGAAGTACCAAAGATGATTTTTTAGTAAATCAAGTACAAAATTAGCGGGTGAAATGGAGCACTTCAAGTAcattatggaagtgtacttCTTTTACACTTGGGAGCACAGGCGTTTTGATGATAGCTCAAATCACACATGTCAATGAATCAAAACTACAAATAAACGTATACTTTACTACTTCTACTTTCTAACTGAATTAACATTTTCCATTTTCTGTAGTTTTAGTCAAGTAACTCTcgaaaaaattatttcacagtGTTATTAAGCATTGGAACAAAGTTAGCAAAAGTGTCATGCTAGTCTTTAGTGTTTGTGTCTATGATTTCCATGAATGTTACTTCATCTTACCGTCACCAAGTTCAGGCTGAGTATGTTTAACAAGTTCTTCAATGTGGTGGTTAGGGGCCAATCCTTTGGATTCACTGATTACTTTGGGTTGGAAGAAGGTTGACCATTTTGCCAGAAACTTTCCAGAGATCTCTTCTCCAAACAGCAATGAGAAATCCTGTTCAATCTTTTACAACAATAACCAATTAAAACACagtaaaaatacataaaaggCAAAAAGTATATACAGACAAAGCTTTCTACTTACAAGGCCAGGTGTGTCCAGGAACCTAGGGAACATGTCCAAGACATCATGGGACTTCTCAGGATTTCGAACAATAGACTGTCTGTATTGGAAAGTTGCcttcattttttcttttactACTTTTTCATCTGACGTGTGTTTCATAACTGATATTGCCTCTCTGCACTCATCACCGGTCAGCTGTTCTGTGGTTGAAAATGGTTCTCTCTCAGATAATGGGCCACTGCTGGTGCCAGGTAACTCAGGTCTGTGTTTTTCACCAATTTGAGTATTTCTCTGAACTGTCTTTAAGCGCCAGGCCAGGTAACCAGTACCACTTGATGCATCATAGAAATGCTCCTAAAAAAGCCAAATTTATTTTGCCAAATAAACCTtagatataaataaatgtatacccattgtgtttattttatatatagcAGTGGCCAAAATTATTAGAACATCTGACAGATCTGgaaatatttactttttttgccTACAAAACAATGGATGGTAGCTTCgagcacaaaaaaataatagataAGGGCAACCATCATTATGAAATTAAATCTTGTTTGGGTAGCAAAAAAGTTCAACATTTTCAGATCTGTCATGTGTTCTAATAATTTTGTCCACCACTGTATattacataataattataaGCAACTTACATATCCATTTTTAGAGTATGGGTCCTCCAAGTAGGGAAACAAAGAAATAATACCAAGAGCATACTTGGTTCGCACAGTCTGTGGAGGTGTCCTTCTGTTTTAGGTCACGGAGTATAGGGATTAGTTGAGAAAGagaaatgtgagaaagaaaaacagtggattaatcagttttaaagaatattttatcaACCCAGCTTAAAGTacagtcaaaaaaaaaagttgttcctttttctgtcactggggtggtaccctaaaaGGTacttttttgtacctttatgggtatacaacacattgaaatttTGAACCTTATgaggtacaatattataccctaaggacctattgtgtaccttaaggaacaattttgtaccagttcaattttaggggtacaaaacagttacctgtacctttaaaggtacacaatagatccTTTAGGAACAGTtatgtaccccaaaaggtaaaacattgtattatgtttatatacCAGTAAAGGTACAAAACCCCAGCAACAAAAAGGTACAATTTTAAACTTTTTCCAGACAGTGTAGTTCaccatttaaatttttattctTACCCATGTACTTCAACCATATCAGCAACAAGCATGTTCACTAACTGTCTGCGGGTGCTGTCTGACAAGGTTTTGGTTTTATCGTATTCATACATAATTTTGTCTCCACCAGGTTTTGACTTCAGAACCATATTCACCATCTGTAACATGAAGAAACAGACAAgcttatattaaataaatacacatactTAAGTACTACTATTAACATAATTGAAAACAATAACAGCCTAGCAGTTTCTTTCAAAAAagcctacatttttttctgcttgtttATCTGTACAGTCATTCGTCAGTCTTGCTTTCTTTGTTGGGGGATCATCAATAATCAAGGTGGATGTATTAGAAGAAAACGATGTATCAGAAGACATTGAAACATCCGACATATCTAGACAGAAAAGTATAAATGTGGAGTTCAAAAacggtaaaaaaaaatctttttaatcCACACTAACTGTGCATTCagaccgccaccggcgagagcgtcaaagtggccggaagtcattcattttcaatgagagaCCTGGTGGTGAGCTCCAGCGAGCAGGGGCGCGGGGCGTCATGTACAGCGTGAGcgtcgaggagagttgaaatcagctcaactttatggtaatgagataTAACgcggttcggcggcaaccaatcggaaggcggaaatgttcggcggcaaccaatcggaaggcggaaacctccGCCTGAGAGGAGTTCAGAGAATGCATCGAGCGTCAGAGCGTCCACTACGCCTTTCCTTTAGCGTCGTTGGCAGGGCGgccagagcttttattgacgctctcgccggtggcggtctGAATGCACAGTAAAAGCAAAATGCTGACAAAGACATCAATTTAATATAAGTGTTTCTAATTTTAATTGAATTATAGAATGAGATTTTagatcaaaaatgtattaaacaaagTGTTACAATGTACAGACACACCGTCATCCAAGCAGGCTGTAAGAGTAACACTGCCTTGCTGTAGGAGTTCATTGAATATGTCTGCATCAACCTCAGTCCCCGTTGAATCCTTGTACTTCACGTCTACATCAATTGGCAGGCCGAATCTTTTAATCACTGTGTTGGGGTAAGAATGATTTCAGATAAAATTTGAAGATAATG
This region includes:
- the LOC129431790 gene encoding uncharacterized protein isoform X1: MLVTVACKGSKKYVTVTDTDGEYNYHQFHKEVIKRFGLPIDVDVKYKDSTGTEVDADIFNELLQQGSVTLTACLDDDMSDVSMSSDTSFSSNTSTLIIDDPPTKKARLTNDCTDKQAEKNMVNMVLKSKPGGDKIMYEYDKTKTLSDSTRRQLVNMLVADMVEVHGRTPPQTVRTKYALGIISLFPYLEDPYSKNGYEHFYDASSGTGYLAWRLKTVQRNTQIGEKHRPELPGTSSGPLSEREPFSTTEQLTGDECREAISVMKHTSDEKVVKEKMKATFQYRQSIVRNPEKSHDVLDMFPRFLDTPGLIEQDFSLLFGEEISGKFLAKWSTFFQPKVISESKGLAPNHHIEELVKHTQPELGDDSTGWDSDISALLLLLYLLPPTPKGHKKAAKISPLQAGDHLVRFLKMGTSIPAFLEKFGSAQPFLLCIGENKKSIQRFFLVVDMKAIPCKAQTSVGAFDELFKAHFVFSTSYSESLSSFYIFIQTAIYNIDAGSSKERPRVRELRARFLSENN
- the LOC129431790 gene encoding uncharacterized protein isoform X2, whose protein sequence is MQTYSMNSYSKAVLLLQPAWMTMVNMVLKSKPGGDKIMYEYDKTKTLSDSTRRQLVNMLVADMVEVHGRTPPQTVRTKYALGIISLFPYLEDPYSKNGYEHFYDASSGTGYLAWRLKTVQRNTQIGEKHRPELPGTSSGPLSEREPFSTTEQLTGDECREAISVMKHTSDEKVVKEKMKATFQYRQSIVRNPEKSHDVLDMFPRFLDTPGLIEQDFSLLFGEEISGKFLAKWSTFFQPKVISESKGLAPNHHIEELVKHTQPELGDDSTGWDSDISALLLLLYLLPPTPKGHKKAAKISPLQAGDHLVRFLKMGTSIPAFLEKFGSAQPFLLCIGENKKSIQRFFLVVDMKAIPCKAQTSVGAFDELFKAHFVFSTSYSESLSSFYIFIQTAIYNIDAGSSKERPRVRELRARFLSENN